The DNA window ATTACCCTGTTTGAGTCACCCATTACCGCACATATTGATGGTCAGCCGGGTGGCGGTTGCTGTGAGGTCATGTGGACCAACAGTCTGCTGGATTACGTTCGTGGCAAAAAGGAGAGTGCGTCGTGAGTGCCCTTAGTTCAGCGCATCGGCACACCCGGGGTGTCGATGTAGAGCCCAGTATTGTCGATATGCTCGATGGTGCGTTGGCCCAGCGTGAAAAGCCGGCCTATTCCTCGGTATCTGAGGCGGAGCTCGAGCCCCGGGTTATCGCCTTTCTAGAAAACCAGGGGGTGAAGTCGCCCAAGATTGTTGGTCTCAAGCGCATGGGCGGCGGTGCATCCAAGGAGCAGTTTGTTTTTGAGCTGCAGTGCGATGGCGCCGATCCCCAAAAGTGCGTATTGCGCCTCGACCCGCTGGAAAGTGCCGTGGTCTCGGATCGGCGCAAAGAATTCTCGGTAATGCAGAGGATGCTCAACGTGCTCCCGGTGCCGCCGGTACTGTGGGCCGACTTTGATGGCGAGCAGCTCGGACGTCCTGCGCTAATCACCGGCTTTATCGGGGGAATTACCAAACCCGCGACGGATTCCGGGAATGTCTCTGGCCTGGGTACGTTGATGCCCGAGGCCTACCGCGAACCGCTGTCCAAACAATTCATGAAGTACCTTGAAGCAATGCACGCCGTGCCGGTCGATTTCGATACCGAGGTATTTCAGGTCCCCAATCAGGACCCCTTTCAGGCCGCGCGTTG is part of the Spongiibacter taiwanensis genome and encodes:
- a CDS encoding phosphotransferase family protein, whose product is MSALSSAHRHTRGVDVEPSIVDMLDGALAQREKPAYSSVSEAELEPRVIAFLENQGVKSPKIVGLKRMGGGASKEQFVFELQCDGADPQKCVLRLDPLESAVVSDRRKEFSVMQRMLNVLPVPPVLWADFDGEQLGRPALITGFIGGITKPATDSGNVSGLGTLMPEAYREPLSKQFMKYLEAMHAVPVDFDTEVFQVPNQDPFQAARWQVNWWTSAWRDDASEGSPLMGLAERWMRDNLPETGDLVVVHADYRTGNYLFDDASKEITTILDWELAHIGDFHEDLAWIICHKGVTDEGQVMASGLMTPEELCQRYTEMTGREVNQKALHFYRVLSVYKCVVICLATSAQTAGRKHSHQDILLSWLTSAGHAFSAELAALLEESL